A single genomic interval of Homo sapiens chromosome 15, GRCh38.p14 Primary Assembly harbors:
- the CKMT1B gene encoding creatine kinase U-type, mitochondrial isoform X4, producing the protein MAGPFSRLLSARPGLRLLALAGAGSLAAGFLLRPEPVRAASERRRLYPPSQTWPTGQLPGNCTRSRRLCPPSMVTGYPLPSAEYPDLRKHNNCMASHLTPAVYARLCDKTTPTGWTLDQCIQTGVDNPGHPFIKTVGMVAGDEETYEVFADLFDPVIQERHNGYDPRTMKHTTDLDASKSQNWPKHPRTQSASSLHSSRATRGGTCCGGCTEWPEG; encoded by the exons ATGGCTGGTCCCTTCTCCCGTCTGCTGTCCGCCCGCCCGGGACTCAGGCTCCTGGCTTTGGCCGGAGCGGGGTCTCTAGCCGCTGGGTTTCTGCTCCGACCGGAACCTGTACGAGCTGCCAGTGAACGACGGAGGCTGTATCCCCCGAG CCAGACATGGCCAACTGGACAGCTCCCAGGTAACTGCACTAGGTCTAGGCGTCTGTGCCCTCCCTCCATGGTTACTGGGTACCCCCTCCCCAGCGCTGAGTACCCAGACCTCCGAAAGCACAACAACTGCATGGCCAGTCACCTGACCCCAGCAGTCTATGCACGGCTCTGCGACAAGACCACACCCACTGGTTGGACGCTAGATCAGTGTATCCAGACTGGCGTGGACAACCCTGGCCACCCCTTCATCAAGActgtgggcatggtggctggagATGAGGAGACCTATGAG GTATTTGCTGACCTGTTTGACCCTGTGATCCAAGAGCGACACAATGGATATGACCCCCGGACAATGAAGCACACCACGGATCTAGATGCCAGTAAA AGTCAGAACTGGCCGAAGCATCCGAGGACTCAGTCTGCCTCCAGCTTGCACTCGAGCAGAGCGACGAGAGGTGGAACGTGTTGTGGTGGATGCACTGAGTGGCCTGAAGGGTGA